A portion of the Ricinus communis isolate WT05 ecotype wild-type chromosome 10, ASM1957865v1, whole genome shotgun sequence genome contains these proteins:
- the LOC8277632 gene encoding replication factor C subunit 5: MTSRAISRSTSDPFLSTAAAASSRARVLASNRSTCSGSRSSTKSVYWLAWSNASKLNSLIRIGKKGRDSPSSKHSDLTEESLEAHNRRQEERAAFIFQRENVDDKNAKCSPYYKGLTDYSLIINREKHQYLPHQSSSPGRESHATTVATSSSISSFMLTKMQEWSSCFSSFKSSDKDEQYSAPVPVAAPPPPPTHPPVPAPYFAPPPPPIPASYTVAIDQDHPCCSTNSTAPKMPLKRKETDKDDDLLIINEEKPLRERVSISESKSPPPPEPLQPASNVDEKDETVIDMLVEREFTWADKYRPKTLEAFICNQSTAAKVQGLIKGIECNHFIFEGSPGVGKRTMIRAMIQEAYGPETVQTREESKAFRLRGESIGSIEVRIKVSSQHIEVNLSDMKGYEKHIVVELIKETDDKKSRNYLPKHDSCRAIILYNADRLSADAVLYIKWLLERYQGSSKFFFCCSDVSKLQAIKELCNLVQLFMPSNDEIVKVLKFIAKQEGIELPFQFAERIALESKNNLRQAIRSLEASWRRSYPFAEDQEILTGWEDDIANIAKNMIQEQSPKQLYIIRGKLQKLIEHDVSPEFIFNTLLDELKKHLDEFCQGQLDLLYKDYNRKDGNMLEAENQLRFPHSRHEEAGKRFHDPAKKKFHQFMKIEEFIAKFMSLYKLHITTSKRMQYGR; encoded by the exons ATGACGAGTCGAGCAATCTCTCGCTCCACTTCCGATCCATTTCTCTCCACCGCCGCCGCTGCATCTTCCAGGGCTCGTGTTCTTGCTTCTAATCGCTCTACTTGCTCGGGTTCTCGGTCGTCCACCAAGTCTGTATACTGGCTTGCGTGGAGCAATGCGTCCAAGCTTAACAGTCTTATCAGGATCGGTAAGAAGGGCAGGGATTCGCCGTCTTCTAAGCATTCAGACTTAACTGAGGAGAGCCTTGAAGCTCATAACAGAAGACAAGAAGAGAGAGCTGCTTTTATCTTCCAAAGAGAGAATGTGGATGATAAGAATGCTAAGTGCAGCCCTTACTACAAAGGGCTTACTGATTATTCCCTTATCATTAACCGGGAAAAGCATCAGTATTTGCCTCATCAGTCTTCTAGCCCTGGACGTGAAAGTCATGCTACGACTGTTGCTACTTCCTCGtctatttcttctttcatgCTCACCAAAATGCAAGAATGGAGTTCTTGCTTTTCTTCCTTTAAGTCTTCCGATAAAGACGAGCAATATAGTGCTCCGGTTCCTGTTGCCGCCCCACCGCCTCCTCCTACTCATCCTCCTGTTCCTGCTCCTTATTttgctcctcctcctcctcctatTCCTGCCAGTTATACCGTTGCCATCGACCAAGACCATCCTTGTTGCTCTACCAACTCTACAGCACCCAAAATGCCATTGAAGAGGAAGGAGACCGATAAGGATGATGATTTATTGATCATCAACGAGGAGAAGCCATTGAGGGAGAGAGTATCAATATCAGAATCCAAATCGCCGCCGCCGCCGGAACCTCTGCAACCAGCTAGTAATGTTGACGAGAAGGACGAGACAGTCATTGACATGTTGGTTGAAAGAGAGTTCACATGGGCAGACAAGTACCGGCCAAAGACTTTGGAAGCTTTTATCTGCAATCAATCTACAGCGGCCAAGGTGCAGGGTCTG ATAAAGGGGATAGAATGTAACCATTTCATATTTGAAGGATCCCCTGGTGTGGGAAAAAGAACCATGATCCGGGCTATGATTCAAGAAGCATATGGACCTGAAACAGTACAG ACCAGGGAAGAGAGCAAGGCATTCAGATTGAGG GGAGAATCAATTGGTAGCATAGAAGTAAGAATAAAGGTATCTTCTCAACATATTGAAGTCAATCTTTCTGATATGAAAGGGTACGAGAAGCATATCGTTGTCGAACTTATCAAAGAAACGGATGACAAGAAGTCCAGGAACTATCTGCCCAAGCATGACAGTTGCCGAG CAATCATCTTGTACAATGCAGACAGGCTATCTGCAGATGCTGTCCTGTATATTAAGTGGCTATTAGAAAGGTATCAAGGGTCCAGTAAGTTTTTCTTCTGCTGCTCGGATGTCTCCAAGCTTCAGGCAATTAAAGAACTCTGCAACCTTGTTCAGCTTTTCATGCCATCGAATGATGAG ATTGTTAAAGTCTTAAAATTCATAGCCAAACAAGAAGGCATAGAATTGCCTTTCCAATTTGCTGAAAGGATTGCTCTAGAGTCAAAAAATAATCTCCGGCAAGCCATTAGATCCTTAGAGGCTTCCTGGCGGAGAAG TTATCCCTTCGCAGAAGATCAAGAAATTTTGACTGGATGGGAAGATGACATTGCTAACATTGCTAAGAACATGATCCAAGAACAAAGTCCAAAACA GCTATATATTATTCGTGGGAAGCTTCAAAAACTAATAGAGCATGATGTATCCCctgaatttattttcaat ACCCTACTTGATGAGCTGAAGAAGCATTTGGATGAGTTTTGCCAGGGCCAACTCGACCTCCTGTACAAGGATTACAAT AGAAAAGATGGGAACATGTTAGAAGCTGAAAATCAACTGCGATTTCCACACAGTCGACATGAGGAAGCAGGTAAAAGGTTTCATGATCctgcaaaaaagaaattccacCAATTCATGAAAATTGAAG AGTTCATAGCAAAATTTATGAGCTTGTACAAGTTACATATCACTACTAGCAAAAGGATGCAATATGGACGATAG
- the LOC8277631 gene encoding pentatricopeptide repeat-containing protein At4g33990, which yields MHGLLHFFTTTKHHPLLLHSHYLKTHHLSSLFSLLHSCKDLRTLKQIHASLLVSTGFNESISFPSTKLISFYSKFNDLESAISVFSLLQEPNTLSWNLIMRTHLDFGLVTEALLLYKKMRESGVKTDAFTFPTINRAVMSLKSDVLLGKMVHCDAMKLGFGYDLYFCNTMIEVYARCGCVYYGRVMFDEMSPRDLVSWTSMISGYVSEGNVFSAFELFNKMRLEMEPNSVTLIVMLKGCYAYDNFSEGRQLHCYIIKNGLLIYGSVQNSILRMYSITGSAKEVESLFVEIYRRDVISWNTLIGFYALRGDAEEMVCGFNQMRGEVALSSETLTLVISVFAKIGNLVEGEKLHSFSIKVGLCDDVLLASLLDFYAKCGELRNSVQLFGEIPCRSSSTWKLMMSGCIQNGYFDEAIHLFRQMQASGVQLQAQILGSLVDACSHLGSLQLCKEIHGYLTRNFFYILEGDNIHLGTSILNMYIRCGSISSAREYFNRMVAKDNITWTSMIEGYGIHGMAIEALKLFNQMLVERVLPNRVTFLSLLSACSHSGLIRQGCELFLSMKWVFGMEPDLDHYTCMVDLLGRCGKIKEALAMIIRMVVVADSRIWGALVASCRVHGDKKVGEFAAQRLLEMESDNVGYYTLLSNIQAMVGKWDEVEQVRKVIHEKDLRKTPGWSCIVGKGRNYCFISGDRTHKQAEEIYDVLRHLSTKVQEFGHY from the coding sequence ATGCATGGCCTTTTACATTTCTTCACCACCACTAAACATCATCCTCTTCTACTTCACTCCCATTACCTGAAAACCCATCACCTGTCTTCACTTTTTTCACTTCTACATTCATGCAAAGACCTCAGAACTCTCAAACAAATCCATGCTTCTTTGCTCGTCTCCACTGGTTTTAATGAATCCATTTCCTTTCCTTCAACAAAGCTTATTTCCTTCTACTCCAAATTTAATGACCTCGAAAGTGCAATTTCAGTTTTTAGTCTTTTGCAAGAGCCTAATACTTTATCATGGAATTTGATTATGAGAACCCATCTTGATTTCGGGCTTGTGACTGAGGCTTTGTTACTGtataagaaaatgagagaATCGGGTGTTAAAACCGACGCTTTTACTTTTCCTACAATAAATAGAGCTGTTATGTCTCTTAAGAGTGATGTGTTGTTGGGAAAAATGGTCCATTGTGATGCAATGAAACTGGGTTTTGGATATGATTTATATTTCTGCAATACTATGATAGAAGTTTATGCAAGATGTGGGTGTGTTTATTACGGTCGCGTAATGTTTGATGAAATGTCGCCGAGGGATCTGGTTTCTTGGACATCCATGATTTCTGGGTATGTTTCTGAAGGAAATGTTTTTAGTGCTTTTGaattgtttaataaaatgagGCTGGAGATGGAACCGAATTCTGTAACACTGATTGTTATGTTGAAGGGATGTTATGCATATGATAATTTCAGTGAAGGGAGGCAACTTCATTGTTATATCATCAAGAATGGCCTGTTAATTTATGGGTCTGTGCAGAATTCAATTCTAAGAATGTACAGTATAACAGGTTCTGCCAAAGAAGTGGAATCCTTATTTGTTGAAATTTATAGGAGGGATGTTATTTCTTGGAATACTTTGATTGGTTTCTATGCATTGAGAGGAGATGCTGAAGAAATGGTTTGTGGGTTTAATCAAATGCGCGGTGAAGTAGCACTTAGCAGTGAGACTTTAACTTTAGTTATATCAGTTTTCGCAAAGATTGGGAATCTGGTTGAGGGTGAAAAGCTGCACTCTTTCTCCATAAAAGTTGGACTCTGCGACGATGTTTTGCTAGCTTCGCTCTTAGACTTTTATGCGAAGTGTGGGGAGTTGAGAAATTCAGTTCAGTTGTTTGGAGAAATTCCTTGTCGAAGCAGTAGTACTTGGAAGTTAATGATGTCTGGGTGTATTCAAAATGGCTACTTTGATGAGGCCATTCATTTGTTTCGGCAAATGCAAGCTTCAGGTGTTCAGCTCCAAGCTCAAATTTTAGGAAGCCTTGTTGACGCATGTAGCCATCTGGGTTCACTACAATTGTGCAAAGAAATCCATGGATATCTCACGAGGAATTTCTTTTACATACTCGAGGGAGACAATATACACTTAGGCACCTCTATCCTTAATATGTACATAAGATGTGGAAGCATTTCCTCTGCAAGAGAATATTTTAACAGAATGGTCGCGAAAGATAATATAACATGGACATCAATGATTGAGGGCTATGGAATTCATGGAATGGCTATAGAAGCCCTAAAACTTTTCAATCAGATGCTGGTGGAAAGAGTACTACCAAATAGGGTAACATTCTTGAGTTTGCTGTCTGCTTGTAGCCACTCTGGTCTTATCAGACAAGGCTGCGAGTTGTTTCTTTCTATGAAATGGGTATTCGGTATGGAGCCAGATTTAGATCACTACACTTGCATGGTGGATCTGTTAGGTCGATGTGGAAAGATCAAAGAGGCATTAGCCATGATAATAAGAATGGTGGTTGTTGCTGACagtagaatttggggtgctcTTGTAGCTTCCTGTAGAGTCCATGGAGACAAGAAAGTTGGAGAATTCGCAGCACAAAGGCTTCTGGAAATGGAATCTGATAATGTAGGATATTACACATTGCTAAGTAACATACAAGCTATGGTTGGGAAGTGGGACGAAGTGGAACAAGTTAGGAAAGTTATTCACGAGAAGGACCTGAGGAAGACACCAGGTTGGAGCTGCATAGTGGGAAAAGGGA